The Malus domestica chromosome 06, GDT2T_hap1 genome has a segment encoding these proteins:
- the LOC114825338 gene encoding B3 domain-containing protein Os03g0120900-like → MNFGAAAARARDAGFSTEDDQNMVKGKLPFSYSSSPSSSSSSPHYNKTTGVATLVPSSAVSRSRSWHHGSGSPDTKLELMDSTPQENNEDGGAQREENPIPIEREHMFDKVVTPSDVGKLNRLVIPKQHAEKYFPLDSSSNEKGLLLNFEDRNGKPWRFRYSYWNSSQSYVMTKGWSRFVKEKKLDAGDIVSFQRGLGEVGKDRLFIDWRRRPDAPDPNHHHHHHPLHPHYQPNFAIPHQHQYSWNPHRSVPWSPLLMRPPGAVVTQDHLLLSQQQINYGVNMHHPYRNTGTSGGGSGSYGYGNVVNSTRPIYYLRSASSAAPPQFHEQGDNGVIEFQQHQQVQLGRVHESNMVLESVPVVHGKAAAKKLRLFGVNMECPISESDHECDILSSTTLSSSQYHHHHAHHQLSPPSQPPPLQLRLYDGMPLLHQTMPPTTTTSITTDFLNMSGKASPSSMSLDYDV, encoded by the coding sequence atgaattttggagcagCAGCCGCAAGAGCTAGAGATGCTGGGTTTTCTACTGAGGATGACCAAAATATGGTGAAAGGTAAGCTTCCTTTCTCATATTCTTCCTCTccctcttcatcttcatcttctcctcACTACAACAAAACCACCGGCGTAGCCACTCTGGTCCCTTCTTCCGCTGTCAGCAGAAGCCGCAGCTGGCACCACGGCAGCGGCAGCCCCGACACGAAGCTCGAGCTTATGGACTCGACCCCCCAAGAAAACAACGAAGATGGTGGTGCTCAAAGAGAAGAAAACCCAATCCCCATCGAGAGGGAGCACATGTTCGACAAAGTCGTGACGCCGAGCGACGTAGGGAAGCTCAACCGCCTCGTCATCCCGAAACAGCATGCCGAGAAGTACTTCCCGTTGGATTCTTCCAGCAACGAGAAAGGGCTTCTGCTGAATTTCGAGGACCGGAACGGGAAGCCGTGGCGGTTTAGGTACTCCTACTGGAACAGCAGCCAGAGCTACGTGATGACCAAAGGGTGGAGCAGGTTTGTGAAGGAGAAAAAGCTCGACGCCGGCGACATAGTCTCGTTCCAGCGAGGACTTGGTGAGGTGGGGAAAGACCGTCTTTTTATTGATTGGCGGCGCCGCCCAGATGCGCCTGATCCaaaccatcaccaccaccaccacccgcTTCATCCACATTATCAGCCCAATTTTGCAATTCCTCATCAGCATCAATACTCCTGGAACCCTCACCGGTCGGTTCCATGGAGTCCGTTGCTGATGAGACCTCCCGGGGCAGTAGTGACTCAGGACCACTTGCTCTTGTCGCAGCAGCAGATTAATTACGGCGTCAATATGCATCACCCATATCGAAATActgggacaagtggtggtggttCAGGTTCTTATGGTTACGGAAATGTGGTGAACTCTACTAGGCCGATTTATTATTTGAGATCAGCTTCATCCGCTGCCCCGCCACAGTTTCACGAGCAAGGGGACAACGGAGTAATAGAATTTCAACAACACCAACAAGTACAGCTGGGTCGGGTTCATGAGTCGAATATGGTTCTGGAGTCGGTGCCAGTGGTCCATGGGAAGGCGGCAGCCAAGAAGCTGAGGCTATTTGGAGTGAACATGGAGTGTCCCATATCGGAGTCGGATCATGAATGTGACATATTGTCTTCAACCACATTATCATCATCCcagtatcatcatcatcatgccCATCACCAACTTTCGCCGCCATCGCAACCCCCACCGCTCCAATTAAGGCTCTACGACGGCATGCCTCTCCTCCACCAAACCATGCCCCCTACCACCACTACTAGTATCACCACCGACTTTCTCAACATGAGTGGCAAGGCCTCCCCATCTTCCATGTCCTTGGACTATGATGTCTAG